One segment of Cutaneotrichosporon cavernicola HIS019 DNA, chromosome: 4 DNA contains the following:
- the PRB1 gene encoding uncharacterized protein (Peptidase inhibitor I9): MRLSFAILFSLLPAILATPIHHQAGLAPLSVEGKTIDNSYIIVFKKEVSAAQVAIHLNAVQSLQSAHPLVGGDDGVTQVWAPSKLNGFVGYAGKFSEDALNEIRRSPEIAYVEMDQIVHTTDDVYGVDEPFMGSEIGTQKGAPWGLARISHRNRLTFGTFNKYEYNKDGGEGVTAYVIDTGVNIKHVEFEGRARWGKTIPRNDEDIDGNGHGTHCAGTVASGKYGVAKKAEIVAVKVLGSNGSGTMADVVSGVVWAAEDAAKRAVLAASELARTGQTKFKGSVANMSLGGGKARSLDEAVDAAVESGLHFAVAAGNDNKDACDFSPAASKGAITVGASTITDQRAYFSNHGKCVDIFAPGLNILSTWTGGPDAVNTISGTSMASPHICGLLAYLLSIEGSDTFTMLAGPEEPEELLVESRVSVYGDAYELLPEWAQMFLPEPESEEVIELSRAANVGPKVTPKRLKKALIALATPGKLSDLPSATVNLLAFNNATH, from the exons ATGCGTCTCTCGTTCGCCATCCTATTCAGCCTCCTCCCGGCTATCCTTGCCACccccatccaccaccaGGCTGGCCTTGCTCCCCTCAgcgtcgagggcaagacgATCGACAACTCGTACATTATCGTCTTCAAGAAGGAAGTCTCCGCGGCCCAGGTCGCGATCCACCTCAACGCCGTCCAGTCGCTCCAGAGCGCCCAT CCTcttgtcggcggcgatgaTGGCGTCACCCAGGTCTGGGCTCCCTCGAAGTTGAACGGCTTCGTGGGCTACG CCGGCAAGTTCTCGGAGGACGCCCTCAACGAGATTCGCAGGTCGCCCGAGATCGCGTACGTGGAGATGGACCAGATCGTCCACACCACCGACGACGTCTACGGTGTTGACGAGCCGTTCATGGGTTCCGAGATTGGCACCCAGAAGGGTGCTCCGTGGGGTCTTGCCCGTATCTCGCACCGCAACCGCCTGACGTTCGGCACCTTCAACAAGTACGAGTACAACAAGGACGGAGGTGAGGGTGTGACGGCCTACGTCATCGACACTGGTGTCAACATCAAGCACGTCGAGTTCGAGGGCCGTGCCCGCTGGGGCAAGACGATCCCTCGCAATGACGAGGACATCGACGGCAACGGCCACGGCACCCATTGTGCTGGCACCGTCGCATCGGGCAAGTACGGTgtggccaagaaggccgagatTGTCGCTGTCAAGGTCCTGGGTTCGAACGGCTCTGGCACCATGGCCGACGTCGTATCGGGTGTCGTCTgggctgccgaggacgctgCCAAGAGGGCTGTTCTTGCCGCtagcgagctcgcgcgcaccGGCCAGACCAAGTTCAAGGGATCGGTCGCCAACATGTCGCTCGGTGGCGGCAAGGCGCGCTcgcttgacgaggccgtTGACGCTGCCGTCGAGTCGGGCCTCCACtttgccgtcgccgccggcaacGACAACAAGGACGCCTGTGACTTCTCGCCCGCCGCTTCCAAGGGCGCTATCACCGTCGGTGCATCGACCATCACCGACCAGCGTGCCTACTTCTCCAACCACGGCAAGTGCGTCGACATCTTTGCTCCAGGCCTCAACATTCTGTCGACCTGGACCGGTGGCCCGGACGCCGTCAACACCATCTCGGGCACGTCGATGGCTTCTCCCCACATCTGCGGCCTGCTCGCGTACCTCCTCTCGATCGAGGGTTCGGACACGTTCACCATGCTCGCTGGTCCCGAGGAGcccgaggagctcctcgtcgagtcGCGTGTGTCGGTCTACGGCGACGCGTACGAGCTCCTTCCCGAGTGGGCGCAGATGTTCCTGCCCGAAcccgagagcgaggaggtgaTCGAGCTCAgtcgcgccgccaacgTTGGGCCGAAGGTCACCCCGAAGCGCCTCAAGAAGGCGCTCATTGCGCTCGCCACTCCCGGCAAGCTCTCCGACCTCCCCTCGGCCACGGTCAACCTCCTGGCCTTCAACAACGCCACCCATTAG
- the CSN12 gene encoding uncharacterized protein (Adaptation to pheromone during conjugation with cellular fusion-related protein), protein MKLPQYIHALAEPLRTEDVVALLRLLDTRNRTARGLAETVAPIDKERRLANPGHTLPEPWDGIAVRHCAVVKAWYNDDYAAAYNHQHQLLILYLRWQQEQPAWSLPLLYLLLRDLRSLAEQADSLTFANTGRTPALEECTRTVSKAFTLAATDRTFEGRESRRQGVYYLASLAIKCYFKVGKPNLCKNIVRAVTSDAKMPPVSSAPLGDQVTWHYYLGMLAFLAGEDKKALDELEWALLHCPTDARRNLELILTYLVPLHLLRGSLPLSTLMARHPRLREAYQPFVDAIRTGNIQAYDDALEWAQPRLVGLGTYLAIERAREGCVRSLFKRAWMANDKNSRMPVAIFSTALKLQGVQADTDEVECMLANMIYRGYMKGYISHEKQMVVLGKTNPFPSLATLAR, encoded by the exons ATGAAGCTCCCGCAATACATCCACGCTCTCGCGGAACCTCTGCGAACCGAGGACGTGGTTGCgctcctccgtctcctcgatACGCGGAACCGCACCGCCCGCGGCCTCGCTGAAACTGTCGCTCCCATTGAT AAGGAAAGGCGGCTCGCGAATCCCGGACATACCCTCCCCGAACCATGGGACGGTATCGCCGTGCGTCACTgcgccgtcgtcaaggCCTGGTACAATGACGACTACGCCGCTGC ATACAACCACCAGCACCAACTCCTGATCCTCTACTTGAGATGGCAGCAAGAGCAGCCCGCATGgtccctccccctcctaTATCTCCTGCTTCGCGACCTCCGCTCCCTCGCGGAGCAGGCCGACTCCCTCACCTTTGCGAATACCGGCCGTACCCCTGCTTTAGAGGAATGCACCCGCACAGTCTCCAAGGCCTTCACGCTGGCCGCAACGGACCGGACTTTTGAAGGACGCGAATcccgccgccaaggagTATATTACTTAGCCTCACTGGCTATCAAGTGCTACTTCAAAGTCGGCAAGCCGAATCTGTGCAAGAATATCGTGCGCGCAGTCACTTCCGACGCCAAGATGCCGCCCGTGTCCAGCGCACCCCTCGGCGACCAAGTCACTTGGCACTATTATCTTGGCATGCTCGCATTcctcgcgggcgaggacaagaaggcacttgatgagctcgagtGGGCCTTACTTCACTGCCCCACCGACGCGAGGCGCAATCTAGA ACTCATCCTCACGTACCTTGTCCCCCTGCATCTCCTGCGAGGATCGCTACCCTTGTCCACCCTCATGGCGCGGCATCCGCGCCTCCGTGAGGCGTACCAGCCCTTCGTGGATGCTATCCGTACAGGTAACATCCAGGCGTACGATGACGCACTCGAGTGGGCCCAGCCTCGGCTGGTTGGACTGGGCACGTACCTTGCCAtcgagcgagcgcgcgagggCTGCGTCCGCTCGCTGTTCAAGCGCGCGTGGATGGCCAACGACAAGAACTCGCGCATGCCCGTCGCCATCTTCTCCACCGCGCTTAAGCTCCAAGGCGTGCAGGCCGAcaccgacgaggtcgaATGTATGCTCGCCAACATGATATACCGG GGATACATGAAAGGCTACATCTCGCACGAGAAGCAAATGGTCGTCCTAGGAAAGAccaaccccttcccctcgctcgccaccctcgCACGATGA